TCGCCTAATTGCACTGGAGTATCATCTTTCCAGTATTAAAGGAACGGGAAATGCATTATATATTCAGCAATACTGCGATAAAAATAAACAGATTCAAAAAACCTTGCCCTACTCTTTGTCTCCTACACCTGAGCTTTTAGTACAAGAAGTTCAAGAATCCATAGAGAAGGCTTTCCCAAAATAAAATAGATTTGAGGATAATCTATGGCAGCTTTTTATGAAGCAATCTCTCCCAGCGGCCAACAACGTCCCCCTGTATGGTTTCTGCGTCAAGTCGGACGATATATGCCTCAATATCGAGAACTCAAAAAAAATCGCTCTCTAAAAGAGTTTTTTTTAGATACAGAGTCGATTGTAGAGGCAACCCTATTAGGTCCTTCTTTATTAGGAGTAGATGCTGCTATTATTTTCGTAGATATCTTGTCTATCCTGGAAGGGTTCTCAGTCAATTACCAATTTGCCCCAGGGCCAGAAATCTCCTATTCTCCCCATCAGCCCCTCATTTTTACTCAAGAACCTCTGAATACCTTCTCTTTTTTGCTTGAAGCTATTCAAAAACTAACAAAACAACTCACAGTCCCTTTAATTGCCTTTGCTGCTTCTCCCTTTACTCTTGCTAGTTATCTTATAGAAGGTGGTGCATCCAAAGATTTTTCTAAAACTATAGCTTTTCTTTATCAATATCCTGACAAATTCCAAACCCTTCTGGATGACATTATTCAGGCTACGGCTACTTATCTGCATATACAGATACAAGCAGGAGCTGCAGCCATTCAGCTTTTCGAATCTTCTAGTTTACGTCTGCCACCTAGCTTATTCTCAAAATATGTAGTTGCTCCTAATACTAAACTGATTCGAAAGATCAAACAAAATGGGAATCCTCCTGTTAGCCTATTCTGTCGATGCTTTTATCAAGAGTTTCTGTCTCTATATGCTACAGGAGCTGATACCCTCCATCCAGATTATCACATAGAACTTTCGGAATTGTATCGTCAGGTAGACAACCCAGGATCCATCCAAGGTAATTTCGACCCAGCTCTTCTGTTATTGCCTCAAGATTTACTTATTTCTTATCTTGAAACCTATCTTTCTCCTTTAAAACAGCAATCTCATTATATTTTCAATTCAGGGCACGGTATTCTGCCTCAAACGCCATTAGAAAACGTACAGGCTGTCGTATCATGTTTAACGTCAACTTCAATTTCCTAAAAGGACTTCATCAGCCAGCTCCTCGCTACACAAGTTATCCTACTATCGTCGACTGGGAACCTTCCTCTGACCATGGTTATACAGCGTTGAAGAAACTTGAGAACGAGCAAAGCCCTCTTTCTTTGTATTTTCATATCCCTTTCTGTCAATCAATGTGTTTGTATTGCGGATGTGCCGTCGTTTTAAATAGAAAAATTGAAGTTGTAGATCTCTACATAGAAACTTTAATCCAAGAAATGCAACTCGCTTTTTCTTTATTAAAGGAAAGGAAAACAGTCTCTAGAATTCATTTTGGGGGAGGCACCCCTAGCCGTTTATCAAGGGCTCAATTCCAACACTTGTTCACTCATATCCATAAATTTTTTGATCTCTCTCATCTTGAAGAGCTCGCTATCGAATTTGATCCTCGAAGCTTAAGAGAAGATGCTGATAAACCCTTGTTTCTTCATGATCTTGGTTTTAATCGTGTCAGCTTAGGAATCCAAGATACCCAATGGGAGGTTCAAGAAGCAGTTCGTAGACGCCAACCTTATGAAGAGTCTCTCTTAGCTTATGAAAAATTTCGAGAGTTAAAATTTACGGGAATCAATATCGATTTAATTTATGGGTTGCCCAAACAAACCCCTTCTAGTTTCCAAAAAACGATTCAAGATATTTTGGATATGCGTCCGGATCGTCTTGCTCTATTCTCTTTTGCACATGTACCTTGGGTGAAACCTCATCAAAAAGCACTGCAAGCCAAAGAACTTCCCTCTATTGAGGAAAAGTTCACAATCTATTCTCAATCTCGGCATACTCTTATCCATGAAGGATATCATGCCATCGGCCTAGACCACTTTTCGCTTCCTGATGATCCTCTAACTCTCGCTCTTAAGAACAAAACTCTTATTCGCAATTTCCAGGGATACTCTCTTCCTCCTGAAGAAGACCTTCTTGGATTTGGTATGTCAGCCACAAGTTTTCTCCGAGGAATTTATTTACAAAACTCTAAAGATCTTCGTGAATATTCTAGCATTATTCATTCAGGGAAACTCGCAACGGTAAAAGGAAAAATCCTTTCCCAAGATGACAAAATTCGAAAATGGGTCATTCATACATTGATGTGCTCGTTTTCTTTATCTAAACTAGAATTCGAACAACTTTTTCATGAACGATTTGATCTATACTTTGCCGATAGCTATGATCGCCTGTGTGGCATGGAGAGTGCTGGTTTGATCCGTCAAGACTCCTCTTCTTTGCAAGTTACTCCTCTTGGAGAGCTTTTTGTGCGAGTAATTGCCACGGCTTTTGACCATTATTTTTTGAAAAACGTTGCAGGAAAACCTCTTTTTTCAAAATCCATATGAAACACGCACTCATCGTTGGTTCTGGTATTGCTGGTCTATCTGCAGGATGGTGGCTGCATAAGCGGTTCCCTCATGTTCAGCTGTCCATTCTAGAAAAAGAATCCCGTCCTGGAGGTCTCATCGTCACAGAAAAACACAGAGATCTTGCTTTAAATATGGGACCAAAAGGTTTTGTTTTGTCTCATGATGGGAAAAATACCCAGCATCTTATCCAATCTTTGGGCTTAGCAGATGAGCTATTGTACAGCTCTCCAGCAGCTAAAACCCGGTTTATTCATTATGGGAATAAAATTCGCAAAGTTTCTCCTTGGACAATCTTGAAACAAAATCTTCCTTTGACTCTGGTTAAAGATCTATTTGCTCGTCCCTACAAACAAGATAGTTCTGTAGAAGCATTCTTCAAAAGACATAGCTCTTCAAAGCTCAGAAAACATCTCTTAAACCCCATCAGTGTGGCTATTCGAGCTGGTCACAGTCATATACTCTCAGCTCAAATGGCCTATCCAGAGTTAACTCGTCGAGAAGCAGAGACTGGTTCTTTGTTACGAAGCTATCTCAAAACCTTTCCTAAAAACAATAAAAAAGAGCCCTATCTGGCTACTTTACGTTCTGGTATGGGGAAGCTAACTCAAACTTTACATGATAAACTGCCCGCTACTTGGCATTTTTCTACTCCTGTAACCAAAATCCGTCAGCTAGCTAATGGAGAGATTTCTCTTTCTACGCCTAAGGGAGAGATTACCGGAGACTTACTCATTTACGCTGGGTCTGTTTTAGATCTCCCCTCTTGTCTAGAGGATATCCCTGAATCCAAACTTATTAAACTAACAACATCATCTTGGGATCTTTCTTGCGTAGCCTTAGGCTGGCATACTTCGCTACCGATTCCTCATGGATATGGGATGCTTTTTGCCGATACGCCTCCCTTACTAGGGATCGTATTTAATTCAGAAGTATTTCCTAATCACAATCAATCACTCACACTTATCTCTCTACTTCTAGAGGGAAGGTGGCATTATGAAGAAGCTTATGCCTTTTCTTTAGCCGCTATTTCTGAATATCTACAGATCTATACTCCGCCTCAAGCATTCTCTTTATTCTCTCCCCAAGAAGGGCTTCCTCAGCACCACGTAGGGTTTATTCAGTCACGACAGCGACTGTTATCTAAACTTCCTTCAAATATTAGAATTGTGGGACAAAATTTTGCTGGCCCAGGTCTAAACCGAGCCGTCACATCTGCTTACGAAACTATCGCTTCTTTGCGACCGTGAAGAATCTGCAGCTAGCAACTCTCTACATAAAGAGCTAATAACGGCTAACATCTTTCCAACATACTCTTGTCTTGGATGTATTTGAAACAGTCGTTTTTCAATATGATTCATCAATAAGGCGTTGCGATATTCATGCGCCTGAAAAGCCTCATATGCATGAGCAAGTCCAATAACCCATCGCATTTCTAGTAATACTCGGATATTCGTTTGATTCATCAACCTTATGTAAGGATGATGATGAGTTTCCCAATCTTCCTTAATTTCTTCAAAAAGAGCTAAAGATTCTGTCTTTTTCCCTAAGTATAAGTAGGTTTCTGCCAAATCAAGTTTGATTAAATAGTAAATATGGGCCCAGGCTTTCATCCCCTTCGTACAAAAAGAATTTTCAGAAAAGGCTTCCAAAGCTCTTATTAGCCAAGCAACCTTTGTGACAGAGAATCCCTCAGCCCTTGACTGCAAATAATATACTAAAGGTAGCAAAGAAGATTGCGGGAACAATTCCGGAAATTTCGTTAAATGTTCTAGAATTTCTGTATCTGCAGAAAGGTAGCGCTCAAAAGAATACTGTAAAAGATAGAGTCTATCCCCCCAAGGCCGCTCAGTAATGCCTAACAAATAAGTATCCGACAAAAAATCTTGGCTAGAACGACTCAGTCCCCACACCATTCTCAGTGAGGATTGCCATAAAGAAGTTTCTGAAGAGAAAGTCTCCGGTATTTGCTCTATTGAATTAGATGAGGAATGAAATAAAGCAGAAAAGCAAAGAAGAAAGGCCCTTTCAAAACTATTTTTGCTTTGATAAGAAACGTTCCAATCTTCCAAAGATTCTTCATACAAAGCTTTCCACAAAGACAGTCTTCGTCGTAAAAAACTGTCCTTTGTTTGTGCTAACTTCTCTGTTAACTGCTGCACAACCTTTCGGTCTAATTGATCATAGACGAGCTGTTTTATAGGAGAAGAATTCTCTCGTTGAGAACGGCTAATCATTTCACTCAGCAATAATCCATAAAAAGCTTCGTCGGATAAAAGATGCGCTCTCCGAAGAACTTTAAGTGAAGAAGAAGCCTCTTGATCCTGTTTAGGCAAAAAGTTTCTGTTCATCCATTTTAAAAATTCCTGGTGGGGGAATGCTAAAGATACTAATTCCTCAGTCTTTTGCCAAAGAACAAGATTCTTTTTTAAAGCCGCTAATAAATACAGCCCAATCCCAGCTTCTTCTCTGCCCCACCCTTTATAAGCTTTCAAAAAATATTCTTCGGCAGAAGAATATTGCTCTTTACGGCAGGCTAAACATCCCAAGTACTCGTAAGTTTCCGCTAAAGATACTCCCAATCGATCTGCATACCGAAGAACAGAAGAAAATATCTCCTCAGCTTGAGAAAAATCTTTTAAGTGAAACCAATATTTCCCTAAAAAAAAGAGATATTCTGGGTATTTTTTATGTGGCTCAATAAAGACTAGTTTTCCACAGTCCAATAAACGCGCTACTTCCTGTATCCGAGCTTTGTTGAAGTAATGCTCTAGCAAGGTAAAATATGCATTTTGAGCATAAACAGATGTTAAATATTGTCCTCGAGATATAAGAACTTCTAATTCGTGCTCTCCAAGAGCTTCTTCCCAAGGCAGCTGACTCAATGCATGAGCAAACAGAATCGCATCAATTTCCTGTGTTCGATCTAGATCCCCCTTTTCTATATTTTTAATAAGCTGCTCTACTGCTTGCGCATAGCTCTCCTCCGCACTGCAATAAGCCAAGAGTAATTCCGAAGAAGGCTGTCCCTCTAACGCTTTTTCTTTCTCCCACCTCGTAGCTAGCGAGATTTTTTTCAAAAAAGCCTTTTCTACATCACATACTGCGGGAGGAGGAGAACACTCTCCTGTAGCTAAACTTTCTTCTAACTCTTCGCATAAACACAATGCTTCGAAATAATCTTTTTGCTCTTTAGCAAAAAGGATCTCAGCTTTCTTATTCTCATAACTGCTATGCAACGTCATATTATATAAAGAAAGCATCAATTGATCCTGTGGAGAAGAAGGGTAACCGCAACTCTCTAACATATGAACCAAATCTTTCAAGGAGACTCCCTGAGGATTGAGAGTCTGCCAAACTTGACGAATACGCCCTTTTACTTTCGCAGGCATTGTCGCTAAAGAGAACAACGGAGTTACAAGATCTATACAGAGTTCTTGTTCTCCTCGCTTTAAACTTCCACGAATGTACTCGCAAATCAGCCATGACGCCGTTTCCCAATCCTTCTCAGACAAAGATGCACTTTCCTTAACAATACGCCCAATAAAAGCATCGAAAATAGGTAAGAGCGGCTTACCATCTCGCATTGCTTTGTGAACATCTGCACATTGATGTCCGAAGGAGAGCGCCCCTTCAACTTTCAAGCATATCACCAGCCCTATCAGAAACCAAGAACAGCCCCCGAGAATGAACTTGCGAATATTCATACAGAAACTCTCTTTTATTCCTTTTTTCAAAAAAAATTTCAGAATTTTTTTATCTCTAGGGCATGTTAGCGCTCTCTCTCGAAAAGATCTATCACAAATCTTCCTACATCAGAGCAAGCTTTTTTCTTAAGAAAACCCTATCCAGACACTCTGCAGCACATGGTTTTATAAAAAATTTTTCTCTACCTAAAGGGAAAATAACCTATTGATAAACAGAGCGGTACACAAAGAATTAAACAAAGGAGCTTCCAAAGCCTACCTAGAACACTAGAAAATGGTTGCACGAATTTGAACAAACAAACTAATTAAAAATTAAAACTGAAGAAAATAGTTTAAAACAACAACTAGAGGATATTTTTTCATGGCGCTAAAAGATACGGCAAAAAAAATGACAGATTTGTTGGAGAGCATCCAACTAAATTTACTTAAAGCAGAAAAAGGAAATAAAGCCGCAGCTCAACGAGTTCGTACCGAATCCATCAGATTGGAAAAAATTGCGAAAGTCTATCGTAAAGAGTCCATCAAAGCAGAGAAAATGGGCTTGATGAAAAGAAGTAAAGTGGCAGCCAAAAAAGCTAAAGCAGCCGCTAAAAAACCTACAAGAGCAACTAAAATAGTAGCAAAAAAAATGTGCACAAAAAAAACTTGTGTAACTAAAGTCAAAGCTAAACCAACAAAAAAAATCTTTACCAAGACAAAAGCTAAAACAGCTAAAAAAACTCACTCAACAAAAAAATAAAATCTTGGGACTTTCTTTTTTGTAGAGGGCACTTTTGTTAACTGGGCCCTCTTTTCTTCTCATTGATGGTTTCTCCTTTTTATGCTACCTTCTCCTTGCCCTTAGGCAATTCTTTGCAAATAAAAACTAAAACTTCTTTCTTCTTTTGAAGTAAACTTTTTTCTTTAGGACTCAAAGTTGTCATCTTGTCCTCGTAATTGTAAACATTTCGGAATCTGTGGGGGGTGCTCATCTCCTCAAACAGAATATGCGTTCTCTTTAAAAACGAAGGAACTTGCTCTACAGAATTTATTCTCTCCTCTTATCTCTTCTCAAAAAATTCTTCCTGTAATTCCCTGCTCGCCTCTTCTTCGCGGAAGGAATAAAATGGAATTCTCTTTTTATCAAACTGTTGATGGAGAAAAAACTTTAGGGTTTATCTCTCCATCTAAACCCAAAAAAGGGATCTCTATTACTGAGTGTTTGATGATTGATGAGCGTGCCATGGACATTCTTCAGCTCACTCGAGCTTGGTGGGCTGCCCATCCAGGGTTGTCTGCTTATTATCCCCCCCTAAATAAAGGTTCATTATGCACGCTCACTGTCCGAATAGGGAATATCTCTAAAGACTTTATGATTATTTTGACCACTTCTGGGAGAGAGGAGTTTGCTGTCCCTCAACAAGTCATCGAAGAATGGCAACAATCTCTTTTAGATTCTGGCCTACCAATTACTTCCATTTTTTGGGAAGAAAAGCTTTCTGCAAGAAACTGTCCAACTACCTTTCGAACAACCCACCTTTATGGGAAACATTTCCTCAAACAGCAGCTATCGATAGAAGGGCACACAAGCTTGTTTCATATTCGCCCGAGAAGCTTCTTCCAACCACAAAGCTGCCAAGCAGAAAAAATCATTCAAACGATTAAAGAATTTATAGATCCTTCAGGAGAAGAAACCCTTTTAGACCTATATTGCGGAGCTGGGACTATTGGGATTCTGCTCTCTCCTTATGTCAAAAAAGTCATTGGCGTTGAAATCATCCCAGATGCTGTTGCTTCAGCTCATGAGAATATTCAACTCAACTCCGTAAACATGGAAGTGTTCTTAGAAGACGCTAAACAATTTTGCAAACGTAATGAAAACCTTCCCTCCCCAGATATCGTTGTGATCGATCCCCCTCGTTGTGGTATGCAAAATAAAGCATTAAAATACCTTTTACGTATGGTCCCTCAAAAAATTATTTATGTCTCTTGTAATCCCTTTACGCAATTCAACGAATGCTCAATACTCGTTGATCAGGGATATCAACTTCAACGAATGCAGCCTATAGACCAATTCCCACACACCAGCCACCTAGAAAATGTTGTCCTTTTAGAAAGGAGAGATTCCTAAAAGAACGCTACCCCCGCCTTTACTCCTGGAAAAGGATTGATCCCCCTATCTTCCCTGTGATACCCTATCCTTTTTTAACCCTAAATAAAAGGTACCTCCATGTTCTCTCGTGTATTTTTTAGCCTCCTTTTCTTTTTGGGATGTTGCCCAGTTTTATTTGCTGATGTTGATTCTCCTCAACGAGCAACATTTGGGCAGCCTGCAGTAATGTTGGGAATCGCCATTGTCTTTTTCTATTTCATCCTATGGCGCCCAGAGCAAAAACGCCGTCAAGCTATGGAAAAAAGAAAAAGCGAATTAGTTATTGGAGATAAAGTAACTGCTATGGGGATCGTTGGAACAATTGCAGAAATTCGCGAACACACAGTTATTTTAAATATTGCCTCAGGGAAAATTGAAATCCTTAAAGCTGCTATTTCAGAAATTCTTAAAGCTGAAAAATAAAAGAATTTGTGAAGCGGGATTCTGAGAAACAGAATTTCGCTTCACAAAACAAAACGAAAAAACTCCGTTGATTTTTTATAGAGTAAACTATAACTTGACGCTACAGTCTTATTGAAGTTCCAGAGATTTTTATAATATGACTTGGCTTTCAAGCCTGTATCCAATTTTTATCGCTTCCGCAGCGTTTTGTTCTCTAGGCCTTACTCTTGTAGCCATTATCCTTTTATCCCGAAAATTTCTTATTAAAATTCACCCTTGTAAGCTAAGAATCAATAATGATGACTCTCTTACTAAGACTGTAGATAGCGGAAAGACCTTACTCTCTTCCTTACTCGACTCAGGAATAGCTATCCCCTCTCCTTGCGGAGGGAAAGCCGCTTGCAAACAGTGTAAAGTTCGCATCACAAAAAATGCAGATGAACCTCTAGAAACAGATCGTTCCACCTTCTCTAAA
The Chlamydia sp. genome window above contains:
- the hemE gene encoding uroporphyrinogen decarboxylase, with amino-acid sequence MAAFYEAISPSGQQRPPVWFLRQVGRYMPQYRELKKNRSLKEFFLDTESIVEATLLGPSLLGVDAAIIFVDILSILEGFSVNYQFAPGPEISYSPHQPLIFTQEPLNTFSFLLEAIQKLTKQLTVPLIAFAASPFTLASYLIEGGASKDFSKTIAFLYQYPDKFQTLLDDIIQATATYLHIQIQAGAAAIQLFESSSLRLPPSLFSKYVVAPNTKLIRKIKQNGNPPVSLFCRCFYQEFLSLYATGADTLHPDYHIELSELYRQVDNPGSIQGNFDPALLLLPQDLLISYLETYLSPLKQQSHYIFNSGHGILPQTPLENVQAVVSCLTSTSIS
- the hemN gene encoding oxygen-independent coproporphyrinogen III oxidase, with the protein product MFNVNFNFLKGLHQPAPRYTSYPTIVDWEPSSDHGYTALKKLENEQSPLSLYFHIPFCQSMCLYCGCAVVLNRKIEVVDLYIETLIQEMQLAFSLLKERKTVSRIHFGGGTPSRLSRAQFQHLFTHIHKFFDLSHLEELAIEFDPRSLREDADKPLFLHDLGFNRVSLGIQDTQWEVQEAVRRRQPYEESLLAYEKFRELKFTGINIDLIYGLPKQTPSSFQKTIQDILDMRPDRLALFSFAHVPWVKPHQKALQAKELPSIEEKFTIYSQSRHTLIHEGYHAIGLDHFSLPDDPLTLALKNKTLIRNFQGYSLPPEEDLLGFGMSATSFLRGIYLQNSKDLREYSSIIHSGKLATVKGKILSQDDKIRKWVIHTLMCSFSLSKLEFEQLFHERFDLYFADSYDRLCGMESAGLIRQDSSSLQVTPLGELFVRVIATAFDHYFLKNVAGKPLFSKSI
- a CDS encoding protoporphyrinogen oxidase, yielding MKHALIVGSGIAGLSAGWWLHKRFPHVQLSILEKESRPGGLIVTEKHRDLALNMGPKGFVLSHDGKNTQHLIQSLGLADELLYSSPAAKTRFIHYGNKIRKVSPWTILKQNLPLTLVKDLFARPYKQDSSVEAFFKRHSSSKLRKHLLNPISVAIRAGHSHILSAQMAYPELTRREAETGSLLRSYLKTFPKNNKKEPYLATLRSGMGKLTQTLHDKLPATWHFSTPVTKIRQLANGEISLSTPKGEITGDLLIYAGSVLDLPSCLEDIPESKLIKLTTSSWDLSCVALGWHTSLPIPHGYGMLFADTPPLLGIVFNSEVFPNHNQSLTLISLLLEGRWHYEEAYAFSLAAISEYLQIYTPPQAFSLFSPQEGLPQHHVGFIQSRQRLLSKLPSNIRIVGQNFAGPGLNRAVTSAYETIASLRP
- a CDS encoding CHLTR phosphoprotein, which encodes MNIRKFILGGCSWFLIGLVICLKVEGALSFGHQCADVHKAMRDGKPLLPIFDAFIGRIVKESASLSEKDWETASWLICEYIRGSLKRGEQELCIDLVTPLFSLATMPAKVKGRIRQVWQTLNPQGVSLKDLVHMLESCGYPSSPQDQLMLSLYNMTLHSSYENKKAEILFAKEQKDYFEALCLCEELEESLATGECSPPPAVCDVEKAFLKKISLATRWEKEKALEGQPSSELLLAYCSAEESYAQAVEQLIKNIEKGDLDRTQEIDAILFAHALSQLPWEEALGEHELEVLISRGQYLTSVYAQNAYFTLLEHYFNKARIQEVARLLDCGKLVFIEPHKKYPEYLFFLGKYWFHLKDFSQAEEIFSSVLRYADRLGVSLAETYEYLGCLACRKEQYSSAEEYFLKAYKGWGREEAGIGLYLLAALKKNLVLWQKTEELVSLAFPHQEFLKWMNRNFLPKQDQEASSSLKVLRRAHLLSDEAFYGLLLSEMISRSQRENSSPIKQLVYDQLDRKVVQQLTEKLAQTKDSFLRRRLSLWKALYEESLEDWNVSYQSKNSFERAFLLCFSALFHSSSNSIEQIPETFSSETSLWQSSLRMVWGLSRSSQDFLSDTYLLGITERPWGDRLYLLQYSFERYLSADTEILEHLTKFPELFPQSSLLPLVYYLQSRAEGFSVTKVAWLIRALEAFSENSFCTKGMKAWAHIYYLIKLDLAETYLYLGKKTESLALFEEIKEDWETHHHPYIRLMNQTNIRVLLEMRWVIGLAHAYEAFQAHEYRNALLMNHIEKRLFQIHPRQEYVGKMLAVISSLCRELLAADSSRSQRSDSFVSRCDGSV
- a CDS encoding histone — protein: MALKDTAKKMTDLLESIQLNLLKAEKGNKAAAQRVRTESIRLEKIAKVYRKESIKAEKMGLMKRSKVAAKKAKAAAKKPTRATKIVAKKMCTKKTCVTKVKAKPTKKIFTKTKAKTAKKTHSTKK
- the rlmD gene encoding 23S rRNA (uracil(1939)-C(5))-methyltransferase RlmD; the protein is MSSCPRNCKHFGICGGCSSPQTEYAFSLKTKELALQNLFSPLISSQKILPVIPCSPLLRGRNKMEFSFYQTVDGEKTLGFISPSKPKKGISITECLMIDERAMDILQLTRAWWAAHPGLSAYYPPLNKGSLCTLTVRIGNISKDFMIILTTSGREEFAVPQQVIEEWQQSLLDSGLPITSIFWEEKLSARNCPTTFRTTHLYGKHFLKQQLSIEGHTSLFHIRPRSFFQPQSCQAEKIIQTIKEFIDPSGEETLLDLYCGAGTIGILLSPYVKKVIGVEIIPDAVASAHENIQLNSVNMEVFLEDAKQFCKRNENLPSPDIVVIDPPRCGMQNKALKYLLRMVPQKIIYVSCNPFTQFNECSILVDQGYQLQRMQPIDQFPHTSHLENVVLLERRDS
- the yajC gene encoding preprotein translocase subunit YajC translates to MFSRVFFSLLFFLGCCPVLFADVDSPQRATFGQPAVMLGIAIVFFYFILWRPEQKRRQAMEKRKSELVIGDKVTAMGIVGTIAEIREHTVILNIASGKIEILKAAISEILKAEK